The genomic segment AACCAATAACacatgatataaattaataacaatatataggtaggcacctgttaatatactatttcattactatgaacaaaattaaatgatttataaatttatgtatatattaatttactcaacATTAATAGCTACATTTTCagcaatattaatttactagaAATAGTTGaagttctcaaaaaaaaaataaaaaatcatagtatcaattaataatataaatttacaatcaaTTACTTTAGTGTCGTTAGTATGTAGCAGTGATGttttttcatacctatataaaactcaTTTTTAGTgtgcaaaatgtatataaataataatatataatagtaataaataaataaataaaaaatacatttcaattatcctaagtacctaggtatgttAGTTTCGTCAAATAGCAGTTTGTTAAAGAAAGGTAGGTACCACTATATTTGAGGCCACAATAAGTAGTACCTACGTACttacatttacttttattaaacatatattcaTTGTTAAGTTCGTGGTATAAAACgtagaaataaaaatgattacccatactaaatactaaactaataaactataagGAAATacttaggtaagtacctacttaatagttaataatacacGAATACACCGTGACAGAATGACCGTATAgacatacaaaatatacttaatgaCTAAAAGATATATGTCTACCTATAGGTAAGTGTCCGATTAGAATTAATAatgagtttaaataataatgatagcaGTGAAGGCTATTATAGGAGTGTTATGAAACGGCTGCTctcaataacaatgaaatacgaacaataataacttataaattataataaataacaactaaaaatattgttcaatgcGGAGATACTGTACGCGTCTGCGTAGAATGTAGACAATCGTTAAAAtgtagtttgataaaaaaaacaaccattaaaatataaaaagaaatgtgTAGCTATACAATTATACACATTGTACACAATATCATAaaggtttaatttaaataacacacATTTAAATTTCGTACCACACACAGTTTTAGGGACTAATCAATTTAGTTTATAGCTCTACTACGCGTAGAGCGTACCACCTACCGGCCTACTACAGACTATACAGAGTGTAGCTCGGTATGAGAGTGTCGAGTAACGCTGATCTTGACCACCGCCACTGAcgatataatcataataatcattCCAGCACACGGACGGAGATGGGAATCTATCTACCTATCTAGGTGTCCGTCTCGAACGAAATCTTTTTAAGAATTCTCAAAACGTGACACACACTCGCACACACGGTGTACACGGTGCGCTGTTAGCTAATCACTTTTAtttcgaattataatattatggtttttctCGTGTTATCTATAGACGATTTGTTTATCAGCAGCAGCTATGCTCATTGCTCGAAAAAAGAGTGCACACAGACACAATAGTTGTGCAATACACGATGTTTTCGACTTTCGTTGTTGCTACTTGTTGCTCTATCAACGCGCGACGCGTTTGTTGTATTAAAtccacgtatattataaaattattttttcgtttgtgagagacaattattgttagtgttcttattattatcgtaacgtACCTACGCTCAAATCGCGACGGCATTTTTTGTTTACCCGTACGTAAGCGCGAGTCGCAGCAggaaatatttagaaattattgtacctattcagCATAGGCTTTTGCTAACAGAGTGCTACTATTATTCGTGCACGACAACTACTATCGGCTGAAGGTcagttatttgtatttgtagtACTTGTACCAGCTCTAATACTTGAGGTTTGATCTATTGTTTACGAGTGTATTATTCAATGTGTTACAGGTTAGAGACGGCTGGCCATTCCGCTCACCTACAAATACGTgagttattatttgttattattattttacgaccGCATCAAGCGATCACTGCTGAAGGACCCACATGTGCCATCACTTATATATTATCGCTTGACATAGTTTCCATATTGCTACCTACATCTACTAAAACGTGCTGATTTAATTACTAAATGTTGTTACACAttacataaatgtttatatatttattattgtattaagaggacgtcgcgcCCGCATgcgttatctccgtcttacaaatgtacaacatagcaaaaactgttttgcgcggtaAAGAACCGAGAGAacttgtgtttttcaaacttaaataatatttttttaaatttccgatatcaaaaaaattaaaacgatattgcatagccaaagttctcctttttatgaGGTGAAAATGTTGGTccttagttatgactgtagcctttCTTGGTTCTTTCCCGCACAGTTTTTGCTATATGCGGGTGAGGGTACAATGTcctcttaacataatattatgcatgatacaacaacttatattattatttataaatttatttatttattcacacacacatacacacaataatttacacaatCAATCATTCCTACAATTATTATCACACATAGTACACACGTAAACACTAAGCATTACACGGCTCATCAGTTTTTCCCGCCGACCCCCAAGTAAAATCACCAAGGTATAGGATAGTCAGGTAGCGTTAGGCATTTCATCTAAACCATTATATACAGTCCAATCAAGTACAGGTAAGCTAACTATTGTTGATCAGCGATCAGCCCCCGGATAAAACAAcaggtataatttaatttaaacttaacacacccattacagtaacccacacAACACAtacagtacagcagagcggttcCCACTAGCCTATTtgttttattcgttattttgagttaacatgttatatatttttgtggaCACTTAGGTAGTATGGTTATAAAAATGGGggtttttttaacttaaatatccaatttaaattattacaattttaacttcaacCTATGAGCGAATGGCAAGATCTTAATTTGCATGTCCAGTAACGCGTAATTAAATGTGGCTGTAAAAcgctaaaaaaacaaatgaaataacctatcaatgaataatattaatgacttaaTGGGTTTTGttgaattgtaaatttaaattaatttttttttaagttaaatataaatgttgaatattattataagaaaagcTGATActgatattagttttaatttcatagaggaatattaataaattttatcaattcttaaaATTGACATTGAAATTGATTTCATGCACATTTTTTAGTCTCAAGTATTCCAAGTACCAGatctaatttatatacaattggCAATGGAAAATACAAAGCAAATTCCGGAATCCAGGCGATGTGAATCAGCtaaatacaagtataaaaaatCATCTCATGTGGAGATATTTAAAGTACTACAATCCTTACGATGGTAAGTAGTAGTAGTGATTTAAACTActagataaatattagtaaaccATTATGTTTTTAGGGATGAGATGTTTTGCGATTTTAAACTAGAAACCGATGATGGTAAAATTATATGTGGTCATAAAGTGATTTTAGCATCAGCTAGTCCTTATTTCCATgcaatgtttaaaaattgtgaagaaaaaaatcaatatcttGTTATTATGAAACAGTTAGATTCAACGGCCTTACAGCTGTTAGTAAACTTTATTTATTCCGGGGAAATCACTGtcactgaaaataatttacaggtaataactaataatataagaagTTTGATTTTACTATAgacaaaaaattagtttaaattgtgTACCTTATGTTTGTTTCTCAAGATTTTATTACAAGCTTCAAATATCTTGCAGTTACAAGAAGTAAAAGAAGcatgttgtcattttttacagACACAAATGTGTCCTAAAAACTGTATTGCTATAAATGCGTTAGCTGATTTGCATAGCTGTACAAAATTGTTAAGAAGTTCAGAATTATATATTCTGCAACACTTTtcgtatgaaatattatttatttttatgattctaCAAgacaatttgatttattattgttagattTTGATACTTAGAGACATGGTAGAAGGAGATGAATTCCTATCCTTATCATCTGAACAAATGGTTAAGTTGATCGCCTGTGATGAGTTGAAAGTTCCATCTGAAGAAAAAGTAGGtgatctaaaatgtattattgttttattttagaataatagaagaaaaaataatttaaccggCTTCCacatatacagtataattaatttataataatattgaatgttgTAGGTATTTGAATCTGTAATTCGATGGATAAAATATGATTTGGATTCCAGAAAAGGTATCTTGCCCCAATTAATGGAACATGTGCGTTTACCATTAACATCCAAAgactacatattaaaaaaaatagttgaggAACCTCTTGTTAATAATTGTCTCAAATgtaagtttttttctataaatatacgtttttttgtgactaattaatttatattttatatatttatatttttttaagctaaaGATTACGTAATTGAAgctttacattttcatttacttAAGTCAAATGAGCTTGTTTCATTCCTTACCATTCCACATCACAACCGGAAAAAACCTAGACAACCTGGTTCTCAAAAAGTATgaatccattataatttatttatattttcaatatatttaacgttttaattataacagGTTATTTTAGCGGTTGGTGGATCAAGGCATGGTGGAAATCTTGATAGTACAGAATGGTATGACCCAAAAATCAACCAATGGCAGCCTGGGCCACAAATGATTGCATCACGTTTTAGTGGTGGTCTAGCTGTAGTAAAAGATAATTTTGTGATTTATATGGGAGGTGTGAATCTTGGATCAGTTCATCAATCTGTTTATTTGCTAGATTTATCTTCAGAATCACCTTATTGGAAATCAACTGTTGACATGTTAATTAAAAGACGACATTTAGGAGTTGGCGTGATAAATAACTATCTATATGCTGTAAgctatattgaaatattactaattaatttcttaataatttctgttataaagtagatacataaaatttatataataaattcaaggtTGGCGGTTCTGATGGCAATAGTTGTTTAAGTAGTGCAGAAGTTTTTGACTGCAGAACTCAAGAATGGCGTATGATATCGAGTATGGCTACTAGAAGAAGTAGTGCTGGGATTGGAGTACTGCATAATCTTTTATTTGTGGTAAgctaatattttcttttattatttaaaatttgtaatacctactatttgttatatatgaaatctgaataaataaattcatccaAATAAAATCATGGTATATAtacccaaaataaatatttcagtaaattaaatttttaaattaacatataaataatgcaaggctgggcaagttttatgattttttttaactcagttaagttaacttaatatgcaacaataataaaaagttaaaagttaatttaactaggttaagtcagttaagttaaaagttaatttgtttatacaacacaGACGCacttaatttcttaattttttccaaccctaaactaaattatagactatagtgtttttacttcatacagtatttccatataacttagatttgaatgatataaattttaaattttaaacaattatttacggtaaatatttttgtacatgaaaacgaaatagactgaaatagtaaaatataataaaattaaaaacaaaataaatcaacttaacTTACNNNNNNNNNNNNNNNNNNNNNNNNNNNNNNNNNNNNNNNNNNNNNNNNNNNNNNNNNNNNNNNNNNNNNNNNNNNNNNNNNNNNNNNNNNNNNNNNNNNNNNNNNNNNNNNNNNNNNNNNNNNNNNNNNNNNNNNNNNNNNNNNNNNNNNNNNNNNNNNNNNNNNNNNNNNNNNNNNNNNNNNNNNNNNNNNNNNNNNNNNNNNNNNNNNNNNNNNNNNNNNNNNNNNNNNNNNNNNNNNNNNNNNNNNNNNNNNNNNNNNNNNNNNNNNNNNNNNNNNNNNNNNNNNNNNNNNNNNNNNNNNNNNNNNNNNNNNNNNNNNNNNNNNNNNNNNNNNNNNNNNNNNNNNNNNNNNNNNNNNNNNNNNNNNNNNNNNNNNNNNNNNNNNNNNNNNNNNNNCAAAAAAcaagtctaaaatactatgtcgcgcgtgtgttagacaaaaacagaaaatcacggtatcgaatccccttaattaaaaaagaaatttagtatgttaacagttaagttattGAAAAGCAAAAGTAActagttttttaaaaagttaaaataaaattaactttttaacttaa from the Acyrthosiphon pisum isolate AL4f chromosome X, pea_aphid_22Mar2018_4r6ur, whole genome shotgun sequence genome contains:
- the LOC100169580 gene encoding ring canal kelch homolog isoform X2, translated to MENTKQIPESRRCESAKYKYKKSSHVEIFKVLQSLRWDEMFCDFKLETDDGKIICGHKVILASASPYFHAMFKNCEEKNQYLVIMKQLDSTALQLLVNFIYSGEITVTENNLQILLQASNILQLQEVKEACCHFLQTQMCPKNCIAINALADLHSCTKLLRSSELYILQHFSDMVEGDEFLSLSSEQMVKLIACDELKVPSEEKVFESVIRWIKYDLDSRKGILPQLMEHVRLPLTSKDYILKKIVEEPLVNNCLKSKDYVIEALHFHLLKSNELVSFLTIPHHNRKKPRQPGSQKVILAVGGSRHGGNLDSTEWYDPKINQWQPGPQMIASRFSGGLAVVKDNFVIYMGGVNLGSVHQSVYLLDLSSESPYWKSTVDMLIKRRHLGVGVINNYLYAVGGSDGNSCLSSAEVFDCRTQEWRMISSMATRRSSAGIGVLHNLLFVVGGVDGLSKLRLNSVECYHPSLDKWTPVSKMRVRRSALGVGVLDDVVYAVGGTNGFKVHKSVEAYSLSTGVWTSIPDMHLCRQFPGVAVLDGLLYVVGGDDGTSTFDSVEFYNPKTKTWTMVTTSCNDARTAAGVVAIDRPRNFKTC
- the LOC100169580 gene encoding ring canal kelch homolog isoform X4; this encodes MENTKQIPESRRCESAKYKYKKSSHVEIFKVLQSLRWDEMFCDFKLETDDGKIICGHKVILASASPYFHAMFKNCEEKNQYLVIMKQLDSTALQLLVNFIYSGEITVTENNLQFKLCTLCLFLKILLQASNILQLQEVKEACCHFLQTQMCPKNCIAINALADLHSCTKLLRSSELYILQHFSDMVEGDEFLSLSSEQMVKLIACDELKVPSEEKVFESVIRWIKYDLDSRKGILPQLMEHVRLPLTSKDYILKKIVEEPLVNNCLKSKDYVIEALHFHLLKSNELVSFLTIPHHNRKKPRQPGSQKVILAVGGSRHGGNLDSTEWYDPKINQWQPGPQMIASRFSGGLAVVKDNFVIYMGGVNLGSVHQSVYLLDLSSESPYWKSTVDMLIKRRHLGVGVINNYLYAVGGSDGNSCLSSAEVFDCRTQEWRMISSMATRRSSAGIGVLHNLLFVVGGVDGLSKLRLNSVECYHPSLDKWTPVSKMRVRRSALGVGVLDDVVYAVGGTNGFKVHKSVEAYSLSTGVWTSIPDMHLCRQFPD
- the LOC100169580 gene encoding ring canal kelch homolog isoform X1, which codes for MENTKQIPESRRCESAKYKYKKSSHVEIFKVLQSLRWDEMFCDFKLETDDGKIICGHKVILASASPYFHAMFKNCEEKNQYLVIMKQLDSTALQLLVNFIYSGEITVTENNLQFKLCTLCLFLKILLQASNILQLQEVKEACCHFLQTQMCPKNCIAINALADLHSCTKLLRSSELYILQHFSDMVEGDEFLSLSSEQMVKLIACDELKVPSEEKVFESVIRWIKYDLDSRKGILPQLMEHVRLPLTSKDYILKKIVEEPLVNNCLKSKDYVIEALHFHLLKSNELVSFLTIPHHNRKKPRQPGSQKVILAVGGSRHGGNLDSTEWYDPKINQWQPGPQMIASRFSGGLAVVKDNFVIYMGGVNLGSVHQSVYLLDLSSESPYWKSTVDMLIKRRHLGVGVINNYLYAVGGSDGNSCLSSAEVFDCRTQEWRMISSMATRRSSAGIGVLHNLLFVVGGVDGLSKLRLNSVECYHPSLDKWTPVSKMRVRRSALGVGVLDDVVYAVGGTNGFKVHKSVEAYSLSTGVWTSIPDMHLCRQFPGVAVLDGLLYVVGGDDGTSTFDSVEFYNPKTKTWTMVTTSCNDARTAAGVVAIDRPRNFKTC
- the LOC100169580 gene encoding ring canal kelch homolog isoform X3, producing MENTKQIPESRRCESAKYKYKKSSHVEIFKVLQSLRWDEMFCDFKLETDDGKIICGHKVILASASPYFHAMFKNCEEKNQYLVIMKQLDSTALQLLVNFIYSGEITVTENNLQLQEVKEACCHFLQTQMCPKNCIAINALADLHSCTKLLRSSELYILQHFSDMVEGDEFLSLSSEQMVKLIACDELKVPSEEKVFESVIRWIKYDLDSRKGILPQLMEHVRLPLTSKDYILKKIVEEPLVNNCLKSKDYVIEALHFHLLKSNELVSFLTIPHHNRKKPRQPGSQKVILAVGGSRHGGNLDSTEWYDPKINQWQPGPQMIASRFSGGLAVVKDNFVIYMGGVNLGSVHQSVYLLDLSSESPYWKSTVDMLIKRRHLGVGVINNYLYAVGGSDGNSCLSSAEVFDCRTQEWRMISSMATRRSSAGIGVLHNLLFVVGGVDGLSKLRLNSVECYHPSLDKWTPVSKMRVRRSALGVGVLDDVVYAVGGTNGFKVHKSVEAYSLSTGVWTSIPDMHLCRQFPGVAVLDGLLYVVGGDDGTSTFDSVEFYNPKTKTWTMVTTSCNDARTAAGVVAIDRPRNFKTC